A region of the Littorina saxatilis isolate snail1 linkage group LG12, US_GU_Lsax_2.0, whole genome shotgun sequence genome:
GTGTGCAGTGAAGCTGAATGGAGGAAGGATGGTAACAGGCATCCTGCGTGGCTTTGACCCCTTCATGAACCTGGTTGTGGATGAGAGCATAGAGGAAACAAAGTCTGGAGAGAAACGATCGATTGGCATGGTGGTAGGTTTCCATCTGGCAACATTTGACATGGCTATTTCATACATAGGGAAATATCTCTTGGGCACCTTCTGCAGTTGTGAATTGTATGCCACTTCTTGGCAGATTACAAAAAACTAGGAGAAAAAA
Encoded here:
- the LOC138982583 gene encoding small nuclear ribonucleoprotein G-like, producing the protein MSKAHPPELKKYMEKKLTLKLNGGRMVTGILRGFDPFMNLVVDESIEETKSGEKRSIGMVVVRGNSIVLLESLDRVM